A window of the Dunckerocampus dactyliophorus isolate RoL2022-P2 chromosome 21, RoL_Ddac_1.1, whole genome shotgun sequence genome harbors these coding sequences:
- the LOC129174098 gene encoding nebulin-like isoform X2 produces MELEIPTMEGEEASSAPELDLKMEELPTVKVTKETFQETVTTFSSNQVTTCDAYPVDPDENTEDNNETEKEGEEEGGGQKVPRSPQASDAGPPLLPDPAFNRRCSLLSSEVKYKEDFEKMKGQSQFVPGADLIHARNISAVLSESKYKEEGKKEASLSLYSLLPETPEIRRAREVSQLQSEVKYKENMKMSSSLYSLLPETTHTQFVKELTEILSENKYKEEGKKEMSNTLYSQLPETCEMHLAKSIHEFQSEKKYKEDGKRKASISLYSQLADTPEIQHALEMSQLQSDVNYRPKVLVKGAPSSLYSQLPDTNEIQFAREMTELQSQNKYHEEGRRNLCQSFYSQLPHTMETQFAKSVAELQSERRYKEAGKKSTALYSLLPQTLETAHAKDACELASEVKYKEDGKKEMSVNLYSLMPDTIDTQHAKELSVLQSEVKYKEGVEQKNTLYHHLPETAETRLAKELSQLQSEIKYKEGGRKEINKCLYSSLPDTLDTQHAKDAALLLSQTKYKESSKKEMSHSLFATLSDTSEISLAKEMKDILSERKYKESGRKQLAQSLYSRLADTAETRFARSISELQSEVKYKKGQKESRSLYSTLPATLETQHAKEAADVQSELKYTQKKDLKSTLFHLLPETLDTAHARDVSELLSQVKYQEDGKKEMNVNLYSLLPQTIDTQHAKELSDLQSEVKYKEGLKQKMQSSLYHHLPETPQTHQAKQMSELQSESRYKSAGEKELHSSLYSALPVTMETQHAKDAAEMLSEVRYKESGKKEMSASLYANLPDTCQTSFSRQMTHMQSENKYKEDGKRSLSRSFYSQLAQTAETQFAKSVTELQSEVKYKEDAQKEMTSSLFSSLPQTVHTQRAKEVTALQSQVKYQEGRKDAASSLYHLLPETPQTQLAKHVSEIQSEANYKRDKDELSNSLYSLLPQTLDTRFAKDMAETHSQTKYTQEAKQQAAASLYAKLPETMETKHAKEVRMLQSENQYKAEGKKQMTSSLYAQLPETSETQLAREVALIQSENKYKESGKKAQTVSVYSQLPDTNDIQFAKSVSEIQSENKYKEAGRRQASSCLYSMLPDTLETQHAKEVSQLQSQVSYKHKEDASRPLYHQLPQTSQTQAAKELTDLYSQVKYKEDGKKQMTTNLYSHLPETYETQFAKQMSDLHSQTKYQKDKEDLPNTLFSLLPETLDTRFVKDMADTHSQVKYKEAGKKEVSSALYHQLPETAETLHAKEQSALQSQNKYKQSGKDALASSLYAQLPQTAETQLAAKMSELQSESKYKEEGVKSLSRSAYSQLADTTETQLAKTLSELQSETKYKEASRREVAISLYHRLPETMQTLHAKEATQRQSQVNYKAEGQRAQSCSLYSQLPDTQEIKFAKAVMELQSENKYKAKGRQESSSSVFHQMAETSQTELVKRLSELQSETKYKKDKEDLSNTLFSQLPETLDTRFVKDMADTHSQSKYKEASKKEMVKSLYSLLPHTKDIQHAKEQSQLLSEKLYKEEGKKEATSSLYAHMPQTIETVFAKELSRTQSDKFYKEQFNREKGKSGYANMETLPEVERAMEVNKNQSDVSYRKGKEELHHYNTAPDRADIVSATNAAKLASDVAYKSNSKQMVLSDASLLARTDIHHAKEASKLASQVKYKQALEPHARPRYNPMECVSFKHTQAAAALASQVKYKSNQKPKDSSDLPNLLQLEHVLHASKLQSNVEYKKKYEQNKAQHHMSLDTAEQRHHKENAVLHSQVCVIT; encoded by the exons ATGGAGCTTG AGATTCCCACCATGGAAGGAGAGGAGGCCTCATCCGCCCCTGAGTTGGACTTAAAGATGGAAGAACTTCCCACTGTGAAGGTGACAAAAGAGACCTTCCAAGAAACCGTGACGACCTTCAGCTCTAACCAAGTCACAACGTGTGACGCTTACCCTGTTGACCCTGACGAGAACACGGAGGACAACAATGAAACGGAGaaggaaggagaggaggaaggaggaggacaaAAAGTACCCAGAAGCCCACAG GCCTCAGATGCTGGACCACCTTTGCTTCCTGATCCAGCCTTCAACAGGAGATGCAGCCTCCTGTCCAGCGAG GTGAAATACAAAGAAGACTTTGAGAAGATGAAGGGTCAGAGTCAGTTTGTTCCTGGAGCAGATCTCATCCATGCCAGGAACATCAGCGCCGTCCTGTCTGAG TCCAAATACAAAGAGGAGGGGAAGAAAGAGGCGTCGCTATCTCTCTACTCGCTCCTTCCAGAAACGCCAGAGATCCGACGTGCCAGAGAAGTTTCCCAGCTCCAGAGTGAG GTTAAATACAAAGAAAACATGAAGATGTCCTCCTCGCTCTACTCACTGCTGCCAGAGACCACTCACACCCAATTTGTCAAAGAACTCACTGAGATACTGAGTGAG AACAAGTACAAGGAGGAGGGGAAGAAGGAGATGAGCAACACTTTGTACTCTCAGCTTCCTGAAACATGTGAGATGCATCTGGCCAAGAGCATCCATGAGTTTCAGAGTGAG AAGAAGTACAAGGAAGATGGCAAGCGGAAGGCCTCCATCTCCCTCTACTCACAACTGGCCGACACTCCTGAGATCCAACACGCGCTGGAGATGTCCCAGCTGCAGAGTGAT GTGAATTATCGTCCCAAGGTGCTTGTAAAAGGGGCTCCTTCGTCTCTGTACTCTCAGCTTCCCGACACCAATGAGATCCAGTTTGCCAGAGAGATGACGGAGCTGCAGAGCCAG AACAAATACCACGAGGAGGGCAGACGAAACCTCTGTCAGTCCTTCTACTCTCAGCTTCCCCACACCATGGAGACGCAGTTTGCTAAAAGTGTTGCTGAGCTGCAGAGCGAG CGCCGCTACAAGGAGGCGGGGAAAAAGAGCACGGCCTTGTACTCGCTTCTGCCGCAGACTCTGGAGACGGCGCACGCTAAGGACGCCTGCGAGCTCGCCAGCGAG GTCAAGTACAAAGAGGACGGCAAGAAGGAGATGAGCGTAAACTTGTACTCGCTGATGCCCGATACCATTGACACGCAACATGCTAAAGAGCTGTCGGTGCTACAGAGTGAG GTGAAGTATAAAGAAGGAGTTGAGCAGAAGAACACCTTGTACCATCATCTCCCGGAGACCGCCGAGACCCGACTGGCAAAGGAGCTGTCCCAGCTGCAGAGCGAG ATCAAGTATAAagaaggaggaaggaaggagatcAACAAGTGTCTCTACTCGTCGCTGCctgacactttggacacgcagCACGCTAAAGATGCCGCGCTACTGCTTAGTCAG ACTAAGTACAAAGAGAGCAGTAAGAAGGAAATGTCACACAGCCTGTTCGCCACTCTCAGCGACACGAGTGAAATCAGCCTGGCCAAGGAGATGAAGGACATCCTGAGCGAG AGGAAGTACAAAGAGAGCGGCAGGAAGCAGCTGGCTCAGAGCCTCTACTCACGACTCGCGGACACGGCGGAGACACGCTTTGCTAGGAGCATTTCCGAGCTACAGAGTGAG GTGAAATACAAGAAGGGACAGAAAGAGTCCAGGTCTCTCTACTCCACGCTGCCCGCCACTCTGGAGACACAGCACGCCAAAGAGGCAGCTGACGTGCAGAGTGAG CTGAAGTACACTCAGAAGAAAGATCTCAAGTCCACCTTGTTCCACCTGCTGCCTGAAACCTTGGACACGGCCCACGCTAGAGACGTCTCTGAGCTTCTAAGTCAG GTGAAGTACCAGGAAGACGGCAAGAAGGAGATGAATGTTAACTTGTACTCGCTGCTGCCCCAAACCATCGACACGCAACACGCTAAAGAGCTTTCCGACCTGCAGAGTGAG GTGAAGTACAAAGAAGGCCTGAAGCAGAAGATGCAGAGCAGTTTGTACCATCATCTCCCAGAAACCCCTCAGACTCATCAGGCCAAGCAGATGTCAGAGCTGCAGAGCGAG AGCAGGTACAAATCTGCAGGTGAGAAGGAGCTCCACAGTTCTCTGTACTCCGCCCTACCTGTCACCATGGAGACACAGCACGCCAAAGACGCTGCCGAGATGCTCAGCGAG GTCAGGTACAAGGAGAGCGGGAAGAAGGAGATGTCCGCCTCGCTTTACGCCAACTTGCCTGACACCTGCCAGACCAGCTTCAGCAGACAGATGACACACATGCAGAGCGAG AACAAGTACAAGGAGGACGGGAAGAGAAGCCTCTCTCGGAGTTTCTACTCCCAGTTAGCACAAACGGCCGAGACGCAGTTTGCTAAGAGTGTCACCGAGCTGCAGAGCGAG GTGAAGTACAAGGAGGACGCCCAGAAGGAGATGACGTCCTCGCTGTTCAGCAGCCTCCCTCAGACGGTCCACACGCAGCGGGCCAAGGAGGTGACGGCGCTCCAGAGTCAG GTGAAATACCAGGAGGGCAGGAAAGACGCCGCCTCGTCTCTCTATCACCTCCTCCCGGAGACGCCACAGACGCAGCTCGCCAAGCATGTGTCAGAGATCCAAAGTGAG GCAAACTACAAGAGGGACAAAGACGAGCTGTCCAACTCGTTGTACTCGCTGCTTCCGCAAACGTTGGACACCCGGTTTGCGAAGGACATGGCTGAGACGCATAGCCAG accAAGTACACGCAAGAAGCCAAGCAGCAGGCGGCGGCGTCTTTGTACGCCAAACTACCCGAAACCATGGAGACCAAACACGCCAAAGAAGTGAGGATGCTGCAAAGTGAA AACCAGTACAAAGCGGAGGGGAAGAAGCAGATGACGTCGTCTCTCTACGCTCAGCTTCCTGAGACCTCAGAGACACAGCTGGCCCGAGAGGTTGCGCTGATCCAGAGCGAG AATAAATACAAAGAGAGCGGGAAGAAGGCACAGACTGTCAGCGTCTACTCGCAGCTCCCAGACACCAACGACATCCAGTTTGCTAAAAGCGTGTCCGAGATCCAAAGCGAG AACAAGTACAAGGAGGCAGGCAGGAGACAAGCGTCCAGCTGCCTGTACTCCATGTTGCCGGACACTCTGGAGACCCAGCACGCTAAGGAAGTGTCACAGCTGCAGAGTCAG GTCAGCTACAAGCACAAGGAGGACGCCAGCAGGCCGCTCTATCACCAGCTACCTCAAACCAGCCAGACGCAGGCGGCCAAAGAGCTGACTGACCTGTACAGCCAG GTGAAGTACAAAGAAGACGGTAAGAAGCAGATGACGACAAACCTGTACTCGCATCTTCCTGAGACTTATGAGACTCAGTTTGCCAAACAGATGTCGGACTTACATAGCCAG ACAAAGTACCAGAAGGACAAAGAGGATCTGCCCAACACGTTGTTCTCTCTGCTGCCCGAAACTCTGGACACTCGTTTTGTGAAGGACATGGCTGACACTCACAGCCAG GTCAAATACAAAGAGGCAGGAAAGAAGGAGGTCAGCAGCGCTCTGTACCATCAGCTGCCTGAGACCGCCGAGACACTTCATGCGAAAGAACAGTCTGCGCTGCAGAGTCAA AACAAGTACAAGCAGAGCGGGAAGGATGCGTTGGCATCCAGTCTGTACGCTCAGCTGCCGCAGACGGCCGAGACGCAGCTGGCCGCTAAGATGTCGGAGCTGCAGAGCGAG AGCAAGTACAAGGAGGAAGGTGTCAAGAGCCTCAGCCGCAGCGCCTACAGTCAGCTGGCAGACACCACGGAGACGCAGCTCGCTAAAACGCTCTCGGAGCTTCAGAGCGAG ACTAAATACAAGGAGGCCAGCAGGAGGGAGGTGGCCATCAGCCTCTACCACCGCCTGCCTGAGACCATGCAGACGTTGCACGCTAAAGAGGCCACGCAGCGGCAGAGTCAG GTCAACTACAAGGCGGAAGGTCAGAGGGCACAGAGCTGCAGCCTGTACTCCCAGCTGCCTGATACCCAGGAGATCAAGTTTGCTAAAGCCGTCATGGAGCTGCAGAGTGAG AATAAGTACAAGGCCAAAGGTCGGCAGGAGAGCAGCAGCAGTGTGTTTCACCAGATGGCCGAGACCAGCCAGACTGAGCTTGTCAAGCGCTTGTCAGAACTTCAGAGTGAG ACAAAGTACAAGAAGGACAAAGAGGATCTGTCCAACACGTTGTTCTCTCAGCTGCCTGAGACTCTGGACACTCGCTTTGTGAAGGACATGGCTGACACTCACAGCCAG AGTAAGTACAAGGAGGCCAGTAAGAAGGAGATGGTCAAGAGTTTGTACTCGCTTTTGCCGCACACCAAAGACATTCAGCACGCCAAAGAACAAAGTCAGCTACTGAGCGAG AAGCTGTACAAGGAGGAGGGAAAGAAGGAAGCCACCAGCAGCTTGTACGCTCACATGCCCCAAACCATCGAGACCGTCTTTGCGAAGGAGTTGAGCAGGACGCAGAGCGAC AAGTTCTACAAGGAGCAGTTTAACCGAGAGAAGGGGAAGTCGGGCTACGCCAACATGGAGACGCTGCCCGAGGTGGAGCGCGCCATGGAGGTCAACAAGAACCAGAGCGAC GTCAGCTACAGGAAGGGCAAGGAGGAGCTTCATCACTACAACACAGCGCCTGACAGAGCCGACATTGTCAGCGCAACCAACGCTGCCAAACTGGCCAGCGAT GTGGCCTACAAGAGCAACAGCAAGCAGATGGTCTTGAGCGACGCGTCTCTTCTGGCCCGAACGGACATCCATCACGCCAAAGAAGCGTCTAAACTGGCCAGCCAG GTGAAGTACAAGCAAGCGTTGGAGCCGCATGCTCGACCTCGCTACAACCCGATGGAGTGTGTGTcctttaaacacacacaagcagcggCTGCGCTCGCCAGTCAG gtGAAGTATAAGAGCAACCAGAAACCAAAAGACTCCTCAGACCTGCCCAACCTCCTGCAGCTAGAACATGTGCTGCATGCCAGCAAGCTGCAGAGCaac GTAGAGTATAAGAAGAAGTACGAGCAGAACAAAGCTCAGCACCACATGTCTCTGGACACGGCTGAACAGCGCCACCACAAGGAGAATGCAGTGCTGCACAGTCAGGTGTGTGTCATCACGTGA
- the LOC129174098 gene encoding nebulin-like isoform X1, whose product MELEIPTMEGEEASSAPELDLKMEELPTVKVTKETFQETVTTFSSNQVTTCDAYPVDPDENTEDNNETEKEGEEEGGGQKVPRSPQASDAGPPLLPDPAFNRRCSLLSSEVKYKEDFEKMKGQSQFVPGADLIHARNISAVLSESKYKEEGKKEASLSLYSLLPETPEIRRAREVSQLQSEVKYKENMKMSSSLYSLLPETTHTQFVKELTEILSENKYKEEGKKEMSNTLYSQLPETCEMHLAKSIHEFQSEKKYKEDGKRKASISLYSQLADTPEIQHALEMSQLQSDVNYRPKVLVKGAPSSLYSQLPDTNEIQFAREMTELQSQNKYHEEGRRNLCQSFYSQLPHTMETQFAKSVAELQSERRYKEAGKKSTALYSLLPQTLETAHAKDACELASEVKYKEDGKKEMSVNLYSLMPDTIDTQHAKELSVLQSEVKYKEGVEQKNTLYHHLPETAETRLAKELSQLQSEIKYKEGGRKEINKCLYSSLPDTLDTQHAKDAALLLSQTKYKESSKKEMSHSLFATLSDTSEISLAKEMKDILSERKYKESGRKQLAQSLYSRLADTAETRFARSISELQSEVKYKKGQKESRSLYSTLPATLETQHAKEAADVQSELKYTQKKDLKSTLFHLLPETLDTAHARDVSELLSQVKYQEDGKKEMNVNLYSLLPQTIDTQHAKELSDLQSEVKYKEGLKQKMQSSLYHHLPETPQTHQAKQMSELQSESRYKSAGEKELHSSLYSALPVTMETQHAKDAAEMLSEVRYKESGKKEMSASLYANLPDTCQTSFSRQMTHMQSENKYKEDGKRSLSRSFYSQLAQTAETQFAKSVTELQSEVKYKEDAQKEMTSSLFSSLPQTVHTQRAKEVTALQSQVKYQEGRKDAASSLYHLLPETPQTQLAKHVSEIQSEANYKRDKDELSNSLYSLLPQTLDTRFAKDMAETHSQTKYTQEAKQQAAASLYAKLPETMETKHAKEVRMLQSENQYKAEGKKQMTSSLYAQLPETSETQLAREVALIQSENKYKESGKKAQTVSVYSQLPDTNDIQFAKSVSEIQSENKYKEAGRRQASSCLYSMLPDTLETQHAKEVSQLQSQVSYKHKEDASRPLYHQLPQTSQTQAAKELTDLYSQVKYKEDGKKQMTTNLYSHLPETYETQFAKQMSDLHSQTKYQKDKEDLPNTLFSLLPETLDTRFVKDMADTHSQVKYKEAGKKEVSSALYHQLPETAETLHAKEQSALQSQNKYKQSGKDALASSLYAQLPQTAETQLAAKMSELQSESKYKEEGVKSLSRSAYSQLADTTETQLAKTLSELQSETKYKEASRREVAISLYHRLPETMQTLHAKEATQRQSQVNYKAEGQRAQSCSLYSQLPDTQEIKFAKAVMELQSENKYKAKGRQESSSSVFHQMAETSQTELVKRLSELQSETKYKKDKEDLSNTLFSQLPETLDTRFVKDMADTHSQSKYKEASKKEMVKSLYSLLPHTKDIQHAKEQSQLLSEKLYKEEGKKEATSSLYAHMPQTIETVFAKELSRTQSDKFYKEQFNREKGKSGYANMETLPEVERAMEVNKNQSDVSYRKGKEELHHYNTAPDRADIVSATNAAKLASDVAYKSNSKQMVLSDASLLARTDIHHAKEASKLASQVKYKQALEPHARPRYNPMECVSFKHTQAAAALASQVKYKSNQKPKDSSDLPNLLQLEHVLHASKLQSNVCKKKKKKGKTWTPTPLLHHQIHVCVCVWDQVEYKKKYEQNKAQHHMSLDTAEQRHHKENAVLHSQVCVIT is encoded by the exons ATGGAGCTTG AGATTCCCACCATGGAAGGAGAGGAGGCCTCATCCGCCCCTGAGTTGGACTTAAAGATGGAAGAACTTCCCACTGTGAAGGTGACAAAAGAGACCTTCCAAGAAACCGTGACGACCTTCAGCTCTAACCAAGTCACAACGTGTGACGCTTACCCTGTTGACCCTGACGAGAACACGGAGGACAACAATGAAACGGAGaaggaaggagaggaggaaggaggaggacaaAAAGTACCCAGAAGCCCACAG GCCTCAGATGCTGGACCACCTTTGCTTCCTGATCCAGCCTTCAACAGGAGATGCAGCCTCCTGTCCAGCGAG GTGAAATACAAAGAAGACTTTGAGAAGATGAAGGGTCAGAGTCAGTTTGTTCCTGGAGCAGATCTCATCCATGCCAGGAACATCAGCGCCGTCCTGTCTGAG TCCAAATACAAAGAGGAGGGGAAGAAAGAGGCGTCGCTATCTCTCTACTCGCTCCTTCCAGAAACGCCAGAGATCCGACGTGCCAGAGAAGTTTCCCAGCTCCAGAGTGAG GTTAAATACAAAGAAAACATGAAGATGTCCTCCTCGCTCTACTCACTGCTGCCAGAGACCACTCACACCCAATTTGTCAAAGAACTCACTGAGATACTGAGTGAG AACAAGTACAAGGAGGAGGGGAAGAAGGAGATGAGCAACACTTTGTACTCTCAGCTTCCTGAAACATGTGAGATGCATCTGGCCAAGAGCATCCATGAGTTTCAGAGTGAG AAGAAGTACAAGGAAGATGGCAAGCGGAAGGCCTCCATCTCCCTCTACTCACAACTGGCCGACACTCCTGAGATCCAACACGCGCTGGAGATGTCCCAGCTGCAGAGTGAT GTGAATTATCGTCCCAAGGTGCTTGTAAAAGGGGCTCCTTCGTCTCTGTACTCTCAGCTTCCCGACACCAATGAGATCCAGTTTGCCAGAGAGATGACGGAGCTGCAGAGCCAG AACAAATACCACGAGGAGGGCAGACGAAACCTCTGTCAGTCCTTCTACTCTCAGCTTCCCCACACCATGGAGACGCAGTTTGCTAAAAGTGTTGCTGAGCTGCAGAGCGAG CGCCGCTACAAGGAGGCGGGGAAAAAGAGCACGGCCTTGTACTCGCTTCTGCCGCAGACTCTGGAGACGGCGCACGCTAAGGACGCCTGCGAGCTCGCCAGCGAG GTCAAGTACAAAGAGGACGGCAAGAAGGAGATGAGCGTAAACTTGTACTCGCTGATGCCCGATACCATTGACACGCAACATGCTAAAGAGCTGTCGGTGCTACAGAGTGAG GTGAAGTATAAAGAAGGAGTTGAGCAGAAGAACACCTTGTACCATCATCTCCCGGAGACCGCCGAGACCCGACTGGCAAAGGAGCTGTCCCAGCTGCAGAGCGAG ATCAAGTATAAagaaggaggaaggaaggagatcAACAAGTGTCTCTACTCGTCGCTGCctgacactttggacacgcagCACGCTAAAGATGCCGCGCTACTGCTTAGTCAG ACTAAGTACAAAGAGAGCAGTAAGAAGGAAATGTCACACAGCCTGTTCGCCACTCTCAGCGACACGAGTGAAATCAGCCTGGCCAAGGAGATGAAGGACATCCTGAGCGAG AGGAAGTACAAAGAGAGCGGCAGGAAGCAGCTGGCTCAGAGCCTCTACTCACGACTCGCGGACACGGCGGAGACACGCTTTGCTAGGAGCATTTCCGAGCTACAGAGTGAG GTGAAATACAAGAAGGGACAGAAAGAGTCCAGGTCTCTCTACTCCACGCTGCCCGCCACTCTGGAGACACAGCACGCCAAAGAGGCAGCTGACGTGCAGAGTGAG CTGAAGTACACTCAGAAGAAAGATCTCAAGTCCACCTTGTTCCACCTGCTGCCTGAAACCTTGGACACGGCCCACGCTAGAGACGTCTCTGAGCTTCTAAGTCAG GTGAAGTACCAGGAAGACGGCAAGAAGGAGATGAATGTTAACTTGTACTCGCTGCTGCCCCAAACCATCGACACGCAACACGCTAAAGAGCTTTCCGACCTGCAGAGTGAG GTGAAGTACAAAGAAGGCCTGAAGCAGAAGATGCAGAGCAGTTTGTACCATCATCTCCCAGAAACCCCTCAGACTCATCAGGCCAAGCAGATGTCAGAGCTGCAGAGCGAG AGCAGGTACAAATCTGCAGGTGAGAAGGAGCTCCACAGTTCTCTGTACTCCGCCCTACCTGTCACCATGGAGACACAGCACGCCAAAGACGCTGCCGAGATGCTCAGCGAG GTCAGGTACAAGGAGAGCGGGAAGAAGGAGATGTCCGCCTCGCTTTACGCCAACTTGCCTGACACCTGCCAGACCAGCTTCAGCAGACAGATGACACACATGCAGAGCGAG AACAAGTACAAGGAGGACGGGAAGAGAAGCCTCTCTCGGAGTTTCTACTCCCAGTTAGCACAAACGGCCGAGACGCAGTTTGCTAAGAGTGTCACCGAGCTGCAGAGCGAG GTGAAGTACAAGGAGGACGCCCAGAAGGAGATGACGTCCTCGCTGTTCAGCAGCCTCCCTCAGACGGTCCACACGCAGCGGGCCAAGGAGGTGACGGCGCTCCAGAGTCAG GTGAAATACCAGGAGGGCAGGAAAGACGCCGCCTCGTCTCTCTATCACCTCCTCCCGGAGACGCCACAGACGCAGCTCGCCAAGCATGTGTCAGAGATCCAAAGTGAG GCAAACTACAAGAGGGACAAAGACGAGCTGTCCAACTCGTTGTACTCGCTGCTTCCGCAAACGTTGGACACCCGGTTTGCGAAGGACATGGCTGAGACGCATAGCCAG accAAGTACACGCAAGAAGCCAAGCAGCAGGCGGCGGCGTCTTTGTACGCCAAACTACCCGAAACCATGGAGACCAAACACGCCAAAGAAGTGAGGATGCTGCAAAGTGAA AACCAGTACAAAGCGGAGGGGAAGAAGCAGATGACGTCGTCTCTCTACGCTCAGCTTCCTGAGACCTCAGAGACACAGCTGGCCCGAGAGGTTGCGCTGATCCAGAGCGAG AATAAATACAAAGAGAGCGGGAAGAAGGCACAGACTGTCAGCGTCTACTCGCAGCTCCCAGACACCAACGACATCCAGTTTGCTAAAAGCGTGTCCGAGATCCAAAGCGAG AACAAGTACAAGGAGGCAGGCAGGAGACAAGCGTCCAGCTGCCTGTACTCCATGTTGCCGGACACTCTGGAGACCCAGCACGCTAAGGAAGTGTCACAGCTGCAGAGTCAG GTCAGCTACAAGCACAAGGAGGACGCCAGCAGGCCGCTCTATCACCAGCTACCTCAAACCAGCCAGACGCAGGCGGCCAAAGAGCTGACTGACCTGTACAGCCAG GTGAAGTACAAAGAAGACGGTAAGAAGCAGATGACGACAAACCTGTACTCGCATCTTCCTGAGACTTATGAGACTCAGTTTGCCAAACAGATGTCGGACTTACATAGCCAG ACAAAGTACCAGAAGGACAAAGAGGATCTGCCCAACACGTTGTTCTCTCTGCTGCCCGAAACTCTGGACACTCGTTTTGTGAAGGACATGGCTGACACTCACAGCCAG GTCAAATACAAAGAGGCAGGAAAGAAGGAGGTCAGCAGCGCTCTGTACCATCAGCTGCCTGAGACCGCCGAGACACTTCATGCGAAAGAACAGTCTGCGCTGCAGAGTCAA AACAAGTACAAGCAGAGCGGGAAGGATGCGTTGGCATCCAGTCTGTACGCTCAGCTGCCGCAGACGGCCGAGACGCAGCTGGCCGCTAAGATGTCGGAGCTGCAGAGCGAG AGCAAGTACAAGGAGGAAGGTGTCAAGAGCCTCAGCCGCAGCGCCTACAGTCAGCTGGCAGACACCACGGAGACGCAGCTCGCTAAAACGCTCTCGGAGCTTCAGAGCGAG ACTAAATACAAGGAGGCCAGCAGGAGGGAGGTGGCCATCAGCCTCTACCACCGCCTGCCTGAGACCATGCAGACGTTGCACGCTAAAGAGGCCACGCAGCGGCAGAGTCAG GTCAACTACAAGGCGGAAGGTCAGAGGGCACAGAGCTGCAGCCTGTACTCCCAGCTGCCTGATACCCAGGAGATCAAGTTTGCTAAAGCCGTCATGGAGCTGCAGAGTGAG AATAAGTACAAGGCCAAAGGTCGGCAGGAGAGCAGCAGCAGTGTGTTTCACCAGATGGCCGAGACCAGCCAGACTGAGCTTGTCAAGCGCTTGTCAGAACTTCAGAGTGAG ACAAAGTACAAGAAGGACAAAGAGGATCTGTCCAACACGTTGTTCTCTCAGCTGCCTGAGACTCTGGACACTCGCTTTGTGAAGGACATGGCTGACACTCACAGCCAG AGTAAGTACAAGGAGGCCAGTAAGAAGGAGATGGTCAAGAGTTTGTACTCGCTTTTGCCGCACACCAAAGACATTCAGCACGCCAAAGAACAAAGTCAGCTACTGAGCGAG AAGCTGTACAAGGAGGAGGGAAAGAAGGAAGCCACCAGCAGCTTGTACGCTCACATGCCCCAAACCATCGAGACCGTCTTTGCGAAGGAGTTGAGCAGGACGCAGAGCGAC AAGTTCTACAAGGAGCAGTTTAACCGAGAGAAGGGGAAGTCGGGCTACGCCAACATGGAGACGCTGCCCGAGGTGGAGCGCGCCATGGAGGTCAACAAGAACCAGAGCGAC GTCAGCTACAGGAAGGGCAAGGAGGAGCTTCATCACTACAACACAGCGCCTGACAGAGCCGACATTGTCAGCGCAACCAACGCTGCCAAACTGGCCAGCGAT GTGGCCTACAAGAGCAACAGCAAGCAGATGGTCTTGAGCGACGCGTCTCTTCTGGCCCGAACGGACATCCATCACGCCAAAGAAGCGTCTAAACTGGCCAGCCAG GTGAAGTACAAGCAAGCGTTGGAGCCGCATGCTCGACCTCGCTACAACCCGATGGAGTGTGTGTcctttaaacacacacaagcagcggCTGCGCTCGCCAGTCAG gtGAAGTATAAGAGCAACCAGAAACCAAAAGACTCCTCAGACCTGCCCAACCTCCTGCAGCTAGAACATGTGCTGCATGCCAGCAAGCTGCAGAGCaacgtgtgtaaaaaaaaaaaaaaaaaaggaaaaacatggACGCCGACTCCCCTTCTTCACCATCAAatccacgtgtgtgtgtgtgtgtgggatcaGGTAGAGTATAAGAAGAAGTACGAGCAGAACAAAGCTCAGCACCACATGTCTCTGGACACGGCTGAACAGCGCCACCACAAGGAGAATGCAGTGCTGCACAGTCAGGTGTGTGTCATCACGTGA